One Amycolatopsis thermophila DNA segment encodes these proteins:
- a CDS encoding toluene hydroxylase: MTTTQERSVPKPVFTDAEAGAKVFPDSGARQFNYFNPAKRKQSHYEDVTVEVQPDPRHYLAQGWLYAFADGRGGYPLEWTRLKAWGSDRPEPQRGPGSGGRGYDWPAHGWHEFRDPNEEWELTLYRYNANVVRQLNQNVEAARQSKAFEQWNHNWVTFVAQHVGAWMHVDHGLGLYLFANANRRAPTNMHNNAISVNSMHRIRAAQDLALYNLTLSEEIEGFDGTAHLSTWNDDPAWQGVRETAEQLTAIDDWCEAVFAANVVFEPLVGELFRSNLVQQAAPANGDFVTPTLIGAEEFDFAERDLRYTRVMFDLLVNDKEFAEHNTKILQEWLGTWVPRCLKAARTLQPLWSQPDAKPSRFEDGLDRVKSRFGGILSDLRLQTPKELAQ; encoded by the coding sequence ATGACCACGACGCAGGAACGCAGCGTTCCCAAGCCCGTCTTCACCGACGCCGAAGCGGGCGCCAAGGTGTTCCCGGACTCGGGGGCGCGGCAGTTCAACTACTTCAACCCGGCCAAGCGCAAGCAGAGCCACTACGAGGACGTCACCGTCGAGGTGCAGCCCGACCCACGGCACTACCTGGCGCAGGGCTGGCTCTACGCCTTCGCCGACGGGCGCGGCGGCTACCCCCTGGAGTGGACGCGGCTCAAGGCGTGGGGCTCGGACCGGCCGGAACCGCAGCGGGGTCCCGGCTCGGGCGGCCGCGGCTACGACTGGCCTGCCCACGGCTGGCACGAGTTCCGCGACCCCAACGAGGAATGGGAGCTGACCCTCTACCGCTACAACGCCAACGTGGTCCGGCAGCTCAACCAGAACGTCGAGGCGGCCCGCCAGTCCAAGGCGTTCGAGCAGTGGAACCACAACTGGGTCACCTTCGTCGCGCAGCACGTCGGCGCGTGGATGCACGTCGACCACGGGCTGGGCCTGTACCTGTTCGCCAACGCCAACCGGCGCGCGCCGACGAACATGCACAACAACGCGATCTCGGTGAACAGCATGCACCGCATCCGCGCGGCGCAGGACCTGGCGCTGTACAACCTGACGCTGTCGGAGGAGATCGAGGGCTTCGACGGCACCGCCCACCTGTCCACCTGGAACGACGACCCGGCCTGGCAGGGCGTGCGGGAGACCGCCGAGCAGCTGACCGCGATCGACGACTGGTGCGAGGCGGTCTTCGCCGCCAACGTGGTGTTCGAGCCGCTGGTCGGTGAGCTGTTCCGCAGCAACCTCGTGCAGCAGGCGGCGCCGGCCAACGGCGACTTCGTCACGCCGACGCTCATCGGCGCCGAGGAGTTCGACTTCGCCGAACGGGACCTGCGCTACACGCGGGTGATGTTCGACCTGCTGGTCAACGACAAGGAGTTCGCCGAGCACAACACGAAGATCCTGCAGGAGTGGCTGGGCACGTGGGTGCCGCGCTGCCTCAAGGCGGCCCGGACGCTGCAGCCGTTGTGGTCGCAGCCCGACGCCAAGCCCTCCCGGTTCGAGGACGGGCTCGACCGCGTGAAGAGCCGCTTCGGCGGCATCCTGTCCGACCTGCGTCTGCAGACCCCGAAGGAGCTGGCCCAGTGA
- the mimD gene encoding propane 2-monooxygenase effector subunit MimD: MTTFKSAESPYKSDNTASNKCGFTLMNNQVGVIVAEVMGTKDNVEITHLPSMIRVDATGRMDVVYSEIDEAAGEEEGWFNSAEFEESMSTHYGRMVHLDDRTIMFANPEDAAEYLDFDLKPIR; this comes from the coding sequence GTGACCACGTTCAAGAGCGCGGAAAGCCCCTACAAGTCCGACAACACCGCCTCCAACAAGTGCGGCTTCACCCTGATGAACAACCAGGTGGGCGTGATCGTCGCCGAGGTCATGGGCACCAAGGACAACGTGGAGATCACCCACCTGCCGTCGATGATCCGCGTCGACGCCACCGGCCGGATGGACGTGGTCTACAGCGAGATCGACGAGGCGGCCGGCGAGGAGGAGGGCTGGTTCAACTCGGCGGAGTTCGAGGAGAGCATGTCCACCCACTACGGGCGCATGGTGCACCTCGACGACCGCACGATCATGTTCGCCAACCCGGAGGACGCGGCCGAGTACCTCGACTTCGACCTCAAGCCCATCCGCTGA
- a CDS encoding amidohydrolase family protein: MYEKDGEKYFVVDGHTHFWDASPENWVEGQEEYAKGWIECFHAYQGLGPQDTHWPIDRFQKYSEELMMHDLFEAGHVDVAIFQPTNLRQWYRNGFNTTEADGALAEKHPGKFLVNTYFDPREGDAGMKAFEERVKRYHCKGVKLYTAEWLGDSRGWSLKDPEASRYLEKCEELGVRNVHVHKGPTIWPLDKDAFDVSDVDYVATNFQGLNFIVEHVGLPRIEDFCFMATQERNVYAGLAVVVGGLMHARPKFFAKVMGELMFWLGEDKLIFGADYAIWEPKWQVEGFVDWTMPADDDLSDFPPLTVAQKKKILGLNAARLYDIEVPEELKLEAPKVVEPVGVPNP; this comes from the coding sequence ATGTACGAGAAGGATGGCGAGAAGTACTTCGTCGTCGACGGCCACACGCACTTCTGGGACGCGAGCCCGGAGAACTGGGTCGAGGGGCAGGAGGAATACGCCAAGGGCTGGATCGAGTGCTTCCACGCCTACCAGGGCCTCGGCCCGCAGGACACGCACTGGCCCATCGACCGGTTCCAGAAGTACTCCGAGGAACTGATGATGCACGACCTGTTCGAGGCCGGGCACGTCGACGTGGCGATCTTCCAGCCGACGAACCTGCGGCAGTGGTACCGAAACGGGTTCAACACCACGGAGGCCGACGGTGCGCTGGCCGAGAAGCACCCCGGCAAGTTCCTGGTGAACACCTACTTCGACCCGCGCGAGGGCGACGCCGGCATGAAGGCGTTCGAGGAACGGGTCAAGCGCTACCACTGCAAGGGCGTCAAGCTGTACACGGCCGAATGGCTGGGCGACTCGCGCGGCTGGTCGCTCAAGGACCCGGAGGCCTCGCGCTACCTGGAGAAGTGCGAGGAACTCGGGGTCAGGAACGTCCACGTCCACAAGGGCCCGACGATCTGGCCGCTGGACAAGGACGCGTTCGACGTGTCCGATGTGGACTACGTGGCGACGAACTTCCAGGGGCTCAACTTCATCGTCGAGCACGTCGGGCTGCCGCGGATCGAGGACTTCTGCTTCATGGCCACGCAGGAGCGCAACGTCTACGCCGGCCTCGCGGTCGTCGTCGGCGGGCTCATGCACGCCCGGCCGAAGTTCTTCGCGAAGGTGATGGGCGAGCTGATGTTCTGGCTCGGCGAGGACAAGCTGATCTTCGGCGCCGACTACGCCATCTGGGAACCGAAGTGGCAGGTCGAGGGGTTCGTCGACTGGACCATGCCCGCCGACGACGACCTGTCCGACTTCCCGCCGCTGACGGTCGCGCAGAAGAAGAAGATCCTCGGCCTGAACGCGGCCCGGCTCTACGACATCGAGGTACCCGAGGAGCTCAAGCTCGAGGCACCGAAGGTGGTCGAGCCGGTCGGCGTGCCGAACCCGTGA
- a CDS encoding iron-sulfur cluster assembly protein gives MTALEEVRACHAAVWQALGTVRDPELDEPLTSLGFVARCAVEDGRASVDLRLPTYFCAPNFAFLMVADAYDAVSAVPGVATTEVRLVDHFAAEAINRGVAARAGFAASFEGEATGELEELRATFVRKAVLAGTDRVVRALLASGVDRARLADLTLGEVPATADRERLRDRRRELGLPCGDGDPLLVDPETGQPVPAGELARHLGFARLTRASQEANSGVCRDMLRVRYPHIGEQEGAR, from the coding sequence GTGACCGCCCTGGAGGAGGTCCGCGCCTGTCACGCCGCGGTGTGGCAGGCGCTGGGCACGGTGCGCGACCCCGAGCTGGACGAGCCGCTCACCAGCCTCGGGTTCGTCGCGCGGTGCGCGGTCGAGGACGGCCGCGCCTCGGTCGACCTGCGGCTGCCGACGTACTTCTGCGCGCCGAACTTCGCGTTCCTCATGGTCGCCGACGCCTACGACGCCGTGTCGGCGGTGCCCGGTGTCGCCACGACCGAGGTGCGCCTGGTGGATCACTTCGCGGCCGAGGCGATCAACCGGGGAGTGGCCGCACGGGCGGGGTTCGCCGCGTCGTTCGAGGGCGAGGCGACCGGCGAGCTGGAGGAGCTGCGGGCGACGTTCGTGCGCAAGGCGGTGCTGGCGGGCACCGACCGCGTCGTCCGGGCGCTGCTCGCGTCCGGGGTGGACCGGGCGCGGCTGGCGGACCTGACGCTCGGCGAGGTGCCCGCGACGGCGGACCGCGAGCGGCTGCGGGACCGGCGCCGCGAGCTGGGACTGCCGTGCGGTGACGGCGATCCGCTGCTCGTCGACCCGGAGACCGGGCAGCCGGTACCGGCGGGGGAACTGGCCCGGCACCTGGGTTTCGCACGGCTGACGCGGGCCAGTCAGGAGGCCAACTCCGGGGTGTGCCGCGACATGCTGCGCGTGCGCTACCCGCACATCGGAGAACAGGAGGGCGCACGATGA
- a CDS encoding NAD(P)-dependent alcohol dehydrogenase, whose translation MKAVRLHAYHQQPVVEEVPEPRAKEPFDVVVKIGGAGVCRTDLHIIEEQWAEKSGVTLPYTIGHENAGWVHEVGPAVTNVAVGDTVILHPTPTCGLCRACRAGNDMHCENSTFPGIDSDGGMAEYLLTSARACIKLSPDTQPADVAALADAGITAYHAVRKAVPQLYPGTVCVVNGAGGLGHIGIQSLRALTAATVVVVDRNAEALELAAELGADQTVLADGKQVEAVLDLTGGNGAEVVLDFVAEQGAQQDAFAMTRRGGSHFVIGYGGNIDIPTIDIISTERNVIGNLVGTYNDLAELMVLAQAGKVTLHTRKYPLDAALDALADLDAGRVRGRAILTP comes from the coding sequence ATGAAAGCGGTGCGGCTGCACGCCTACCACCAGCAGCCGGTGGTCGAGGAGGTCCCCGAACCGCGGGCGAAGGAACCGTTCGACGTGGTGGTCAAGATCGGCGGCGCGGGCGTGTGCCGCACCGATCTGCACATCATCGAGGAGCAGTGGGCCGAGAAGTCGGGTGTCACCCTGCCCTACACGATCGGGCACGAGAACGCCGGCTGGGTGCACGAGGTCGGACCCGCTGTCACCAACGTGGCGGTCGGTGACACGGTCATCCTGCACCCGACGCCCACGTGCGGGCTGTGCCGGGCCTGCCGCGCCGGCAACGACATGCACTGCGAGAACTCGACCTTCCCCGGCATCGACTCCGACGGCGGGATGGCCGAGTACCTGCTGACCTCGGCACGGGCGTGCATCAAGCTCAGCCCGGACACCCAGCCGGCGGACGTGGCGGCACTGGCCGACGCCGGCATCACCGCCTACCACGCCGTGCGCAAGGCCGTGCCGCAGCTGTACCCGGGCACGGTCTGCGTGGTCAACGGAGCGGGTGGGCTGGGCCACATCGGCATCCAGTCGCTGCGCGCCCTGACCGCGGCCACCGTGGTGGTCGTCGACCGCAACGCCGAGGCGCTCGAGCTCGCGGCCGAGCTCGGCGCCGACCAGACCGTGCTCGCCGACGGCAAGCAGGTCGAGGCGGTGCTGGACCTCACCGGCGGCAACGGCGCCGAGGTCGTGCTCGACTTCGTCGCCGAGCAGGGCGCCCAGCAGGACGCCTTCGCGATGACCCGCCGGGGCGGCTCGCACTTCGTCATCGGTTACGGCGGCAACATCGACATCCCGACCATCGACATCATCTCGACCGAGCGCAACGTCATCGGCAACCTGGTCGGCACCTACAACGACCTGGCCGAGCTGATGGTGCTCGCGCAGGCCGGGAAGGTCACCCTGCACACCAGGAAGTACCCGCTCGACGCGGCACTCGACGCGCTGGCCGATCTCGACGCCGGCCGCGTGCGGGGCCGGGCGATCCTCACCCCCTAA